In one Candidatus Palauibacter australiensis genomic region, the following are encoded:
- a CDS encoding Ig-like domain-containing protein has protein sequence MGLSWLAGCGDSTTDPVPPPPPPPDPPRATAVAVSPAAAELNALGATVQLTAEVRDQNGQVMAGAAVTWTSGSPGVATVNASGLVTAVGNGTATITATAGSASGSATVTVAQADRAVLVALYEATNGSGWLENGGWLSDQPIGEWHGVTTAPDGRVTALRLSASNLVGSIPPELGRLARLETLDFERNRLAGPIPPELGTQLPT, from the coding sequence GTGGGTCTGAGCTGGCTGGCGGGCTGCGGCGATTCGACCACGGATCCGGTGCCTCCGCCGCCTCCGCCCCCGGATCCGCCCCGGGCGACGGCGGTCGCGGTCAGCCCGGCGGCGGCCGAGTTGAACGCGCTGGGCGCGACCGTGCAACTCACGGCGGAGGTCCGCGACCAGAACGGGCAGGTGATGGCGGGGGCTGCGGTCACCTGGACGTCCGGCAGCCCCGGAGTGGCGACGGTCAACGCGTCGGGCCTCGTGACGGCGGTGGGCAACGGGACGGCCACGATCACGGCCACGGCGGGCTCCGCATCGGGGAGCGCGACGGTCACGGTGGCCCAGGCGGACCGGGCCGTGCTCGTCGCGCTCTACGAAGCCACCAACGGCTCCGGATGGCTCGAGAACGGGGGCTGGCTGTCGGACCAGCCGATCGGAGAGTGGCACGGCGTGACGACCGCGCCGGACGGCCGCGTCACCGCCCTGCGGCTCTCGGCGAGCAACCTGGTCGGGTCGATTCCACCGGAACTCGGTCGCTTGGCGCGCCTGGAGACGCTCGACTTCGAGCGTAACAGGCTGGCGGGGCCGATTCCGCCCGAACTCGGCACACAACTTCCAACGTAA